The Methylomicrobium agile genome has a segment encoding these proteins:
- a CDS encoding OmpA family protein encodes MKKTLLITAISSVLLSACVTDPYTGQSSLSKAAMGGGIGAASGAAIGTAFGGNDLKNAGWGALAGGLVGAAVGAYMDHQQKQMEQSLQGTGIEVQRTAENTLNLNMPENVTFAFNSSTLTPQAQSALNTVATILNQYPESTITVTGHTDDIGSDTYNQRLSEQRAASVSDYLGQHGVNFSRLKQQGMGERMPKFPNTSEENRAQNRRVELAIVANSNAGAQQGSPQQPQQQGYPQQQGYPQQQGYPQQQGYPQQGYPQQGYPQQGYPQQGYPQQGYPQQGYPQQGYPQ; translated from the coding sequence ATGAAAAAAACCTTATTAATCACAGCGATCAGTTCCGTATTATTATCGGCTTGCGTCACCGATCCTTACACCGGCCAGTCTTCGCTCAGCAAGGCTGCTATGGGCGGAGGCATCGGCGCGGCTTCCGGTGCGGCGATCGGCACCGCTTTCGGCGGCAACGATCTGAAGAATGCCGGCTGGGGGGCTTTGGCCGGCGGTCTGGTCGGTGCGGCCGTCGGTGCTTATATGGATCATCAGCAGAAACAAATGGAGCAGTCTTTGCAGGGTACCGGCATCGAAGTGCAGAGAACCGCCGAGAACACCTTGAATCTGAACATGCCGGAAAACGTGACGTTCGCCTTCAATTCATCGACGTTGACCCCCCAAGCGCAGTCCGCGCTGAATACGGTGGCCACTATCCTGAATCAATATCCTGAATCGACGATTACCGTTACCGGCCATACCGACGACATTGGCTCGGATACTTATAATCAGCGTTTGTCGGAACAACGCGCTGCCAGCGTGTCCGATTATCTCGGACAGCACGGCGTGAACTTTTCCCGTCTGAAACAGCAGGGCATGGGCGAGAGAATGCCGAAGTTTCCGAATACCAGCGAGGAAAACCGCGCGCAAAACCGCCGTGTCGAACTGGCGATCGTTGCGAACAGCAATGCCGGCGCGCAGCAAGGCTCTCCGCAGCAGCCTCAACAGCAGGGCTATCCGCAACAGCAAGGTTATCCGCAACAGCAAGGTTATCCGCAACAGCAAGGCTATCCTCAGCAGGGCTACCCGCAACAGGGTTATCCGCAGCAGGGTTATCCGCAGCAGGGTTATCCGCAGCAGGGCTATCCTCAACAGGGCTACCCGCAGCAAGGCTACCCGCAATAG
- a CDS encoding acetate/propionate family kinase: MLLIINVGSATVKTRLFDSSLREIARMNADYGNGGGIRLKGRDSRGKDIERHIPENAMARQALSAVFDEWREQLPDLQAPLGAIGHRVVHGGGDFTCATRMTSEVSARLAELDAYAPLHNPLNRLGVSMAEAAFPEIPQYAVFDTAFHRQMPEHASRYPIPPALSGNVEFRRFGFHGISCQYSVTRAATLLSKDRANINCIILHLGGGASATAVLGGRGVDTSMGFSPTEGLMMTTRSGDIDPMIPVTLLREGWTADRLDRLLNRESGLLGVCGAGDMREVLRLAENGDQRARLAVDIYCYRIRKYIGALCAVLGDVDALIFTGGIGEHAPLIRQKIAEGLDRLGFAIDVEANLRVSEHDRDIGSPIKKPRILVIHAEEEREIAAQILNRLEYRS, encoded by the coding sequence ATGCTGCTGATCATAAACGTTGGCAGCGCCACGGTCAAAACCCGGCTGTTCGATTCGAGTTTGCGGGAGATCGCGCGAATGAATGCCGATTACGGAAACGGAGGCGGCATTCGGTTGAAAGGTCGGGATAGCCGGGGAAAGGACATCGAGCGGCATATTCCCGAGAACGCGATGGCCAGGCAAGCCTTGTCCGCAGTTTTCGACGAGTGGCGGGAACAGCTGCCGGACCTGCAAGCCCCCTTGGGGGCGATCGGTCATCGGGTCGTGCATGGAGGCGGCGACTTTACCTGTGCGACTCGGATGACTTCCGAGGTGTCGGCCCGTCTTGCGGAACTGGATGCTTATGCGCCGCTGCATAATCCGCTGAACCGTCTCGGCGTTTCAATGGCGGAGGCCGCGTTTCCGGAAATCCCGCAATATGCGGTTTTCGATACGGCTTTCCATCGGCAAATGCCTGAACATGCGAGCCGCTACCCTATTCCTCCTGCATTGTCGGGCAATGTCGAGTTTCGCCGCTTCGGTTTTCACGGCATTTCCTGCCAATACAGCGTTACAAGGGCCGCTACGCTCTTGTCGAAGGACCGCGCCAATATCAATTGCATCATTTTGCATCTGGGCGGAGGCGCCAGTGCGACTGCGGTACTCGGCGGCAGAGGCGTCGACACTTCGATGGGATTCTCGCCGACCGAAGGTCTGATGATGACGACCCGCAGCGGCGACATCGACCCGATGATTCCGGTGACTCTGCTCAGAGAAGGCTGGACGGCGGACCGATTGGACCGTTTGCTCAACCGCGAAAGCGGCCTGTTGGGCGTGTGCGGGGCGGGCGACATGCGCGAAGTCTTGCGGCTGGCCGAAAACGGCGATCAGCGGGCCCGGCTGGCCGTCGACATTTATTGCTACCGGATCAGAAAATATATCGGGGCGCTCTGCGCGGTGCTCGGCGATGTGGATGCGCTGATTTTCACCGGCGGCATCGGCGAGCACGCGCCCCTGATCCGGCAAAAAATTGCCGAAGGGCTCGACCGGCTCGGTTTCGCGATCGATGTTGAAGCCAACCTGCGGGTCTCGGAACATGACCGGGATATCGGCAGTCCCATCAAAAAGCCGCGAATCCTGGTTATCCATGCCGAAGAAGAGCGCGAGATTGCGGCGCAGATTTTAAACCGTTTGGAATATCGATCTTAA
- a CDS encoding UbiH/UbiF/VisC/COQ6 family ubiquinone biosynthesis hydroxylase, whose protein sequence is MKEDFDVVVVGGGMVGAAVGCGLGGGRLKVAVIESAPPEPFSPEQPHDLRVSALSIASKNILAAVGAWQGVESRRFCPFRRMRVWETAGDTEFRSDDIGERELGHIVENRITQLALLERLEAFENVEVIYRVEVSKIRYQPGKVSELELADGRVLSARVLVAADGGQSRVRQTVGLGVTGWDYQQHALVIYVETAYGQQDITWQRFVPSGPQAFLPLTGHYGSIVWYNSPDQVNRLKALADEDLLRELQAAFPDCLGKINKVLGRASFPLKRQHAQHYVKPGVALVGDAAHMINPLAGQGVNIGFLDAAALAEVLLDADKKGEDIADAAVLKRYEKMRRNENLKMMTVMDAFYRVFSNDLPPVKFLRNLGLGLAERILPAKNLVMRSAMGIAGDLPRLARGEPFI, encoded by the coding sequence ATGAAAGAAGATTTTGATGTGGTGGTTGTCGGCGGCGGTATGGTCGGTGCGGCGGTCGGTTGCGGATTGGGCGGCGGTCGCCTGAAAGTTGCGGTGATCGAGAGCGCGCCGCCCGAACCTTTCTCGCCGGAACAGCCGCACGATTTGCGCGTTTCGGCGCTCAGCATCGCCTCGAAAAACATTTTGGCGGCGGTCGGCGCCTGGCAAGGCGTCGAAAGTCGCCGGTTTTGCCCCTTCAGACGGATGCGGGTCTGGGAAACGGCGGGCGATACCGAGTTCCGCAGCGACGACATCGGAGAACGCGAGCTGGGCCATATCGTCGAAAACCGGATCACCCAATTGGCACTGCTGGAGCGTCTTGAGGCGTTCGAAAACGTCGAAGTCATTTACCGGGTCGAGGTGAGCAAAATCCGTTATCAGCCCGGCAAGGTGTCCGAGCTCGAACTCGCGGACGGGCGCGTGTTGTCGGCCAGGGTATTGGTCGCGGCCGACGGCGGCCAGTCCAGGGTTAGGCAAACGGTGGGCCTCGGGGTGACCGGCTGGGATTATCAACAGCATGCGCTGGTGATCTATGTCGAAACCGCCTACGGGCAGCAGGATATTACCTGGCAGCGCTTCGTGCCGAGCGGACCGCAAGCATTTCTGCCCTTGACCGGGCATTACGGATCGATCGTCTGGTACAATTCTCCCGATCAGGTCAACCGTTTAAAAGCGTTGGCCGACGAGGACTTGTTGAGGGAGTTGCAAGCCGCTTTCCCCGATTGTCTCGGCAAGATCAACAAAGTGCTGGGGCGGGCCAGCTTCCCGCTGAAGCGCCAGCACGCGCAGCATTATGTCAAACCCGGCGTCGCGCTGGTCGGGGACGCGGCGCACATGATCAACCCTTTGGCCGGGCAGGGCGTCAATATCGGTTTTCTCGATGCGGCGGCGCTTGCCGAAGTGCTGCTCGATGCCGATAAAAAAGGCGAGGACATCGCCGATGCCGCGGTATTGAAGCGCTACGAAAAAATGCGCCGGAACGAAAATCTGAAAATGATGACCGTGATGGACGCGTTTTACCGGGTCTTCAGCAACGATCTGCCGCCGGTCAAATTTTTGCGTAATCTCGGCCTGGGATTGGCCGAACGGATCTTGCCCGCAAAGAATTTGGTGATGCGCAGCGCGATGGGAATCGCGGGCGATCTTCCCAGGCTGGCGCGCGGCGAGCCGTTCATCTAA
- a CDS encoding phosphoketolase family protein, protein MKTASEHATLSPEMQSRMDAYWRAANYLSVGQIYLLDNPLLNEPLALGHIKPRLLGHWGTTPGLNFIHVHLNRLIKAHDLNMIFICGPGHGGPAMVANAWLEGTYSERYPNVSLDREGMRALFKQFSFPGGIPSHVAPETPGSIHEGGELGYALSHAYGAVFDNPDLIACCVVGDGEAETGPLAASWHSNKFLNPARDGAVLPILHLNGYKIANPTILSRIDQDELIKLFEGYGYRPYLVEGSDPAAVHPRMAEALDRCLDEIRAIQQTVRSGQSWSRPKWPMIILRTPKGWTGPESVDGKKTEDFWRSHQVPLANLADNPAHIEMLEQWLLSYRPEELFDAQGTPKPELLELAPRGQRRISDNPHANGGVLLRDLRLPDFRDYALEIPAPGAVEAEATRVMGKFLRDVMRGNLEQRNFRIFGPDETASNRWDAVFEATPRVWEEKILPEDTDLARDGRVMEILSEHTCQGWLEGYLLTGRHGFFSCYEAFIHIVDSMFNQHAKWLKTCNHIPWRRPIASLNYLLTSHVWRQDHNGFSHQDPGFIDHVVNKKAEVVRVYFPPDANTLLSVTDHVLRSRNYVNVVVAGKQPAPQWLTMDQAIKHCHAGIGVWEWASNDLGKEPDVVMACAGDVPTLETLAAVDILRTQIPDLKIRVINVVDLMKLQPPGEHPHGLSDRDFEQLFTSDKPIVFAYHGYPWLIHRLTYRRPNHENLHVRGYKEEGTTSTPFDMVVMNDIDRFHLAIDVIDRVPRLKERAVYLKQYFKGKLIDHKHYIRIHGEDMPEIREWKWPAETAGLQMQAG, encoded by the coding sequence GTGAAAACCGCTTCAGAACATGCAACGCTTTCCCCCGAAATGCAGAGCCGGATGGATGCCTATTGGCGCGCGGCAAATTATCTGTCGGTCGGGCAAATCTATCTGCTCGACAATCCGCTGCTCAACGAGCCGTTGGCGCTCGGACACATCAAACCGCGTTTGTTGGGGCATTGGGGTACGACGCCAGGGTTGAATTTCATCCATGTGCACCTGAACCGTCTGATCAAGGCGCACGATCTGAACATGATCTTTATCTGCGGCCCGGGGCACGGCGGGCCGGCGATGGTCGCGAACGCTTGGCTGGAAGGCACTTACAGCGAGCGTTATCCGAACGTTTCGCTGGATCGCGAGGGGATGCGTGCCCTGTTCAAGCAGTTTTCGTTTCCGGGCGGCATCCCGAGCCATGTCGCGCCGGAGACGCCCGGCTCGATCCATGAAGGCGGCGAGCTCGGCTATGCGTTGTCGCATGCCTACGGGGCCGTATTCGACAATCCCGACCTGATCGCCTGTTGCGTGGTCGGCGACGGAGAGGCCGAAACGGGCCCTTTGGCGGCTTCCTGGCATTCGAATAAATTCCTGAATCCGGCGCGGGACGGGGCGGTGTTGCCGATTCTGCATCTGAACGGCTACAAGATCGCGAACCCGACGATTTTGAGCCGGATCGACCAGGACGAGTTGATCAAGCTCTTCGAAGGCTACGGCTACCGGCCTTATCTGGTCGAAGGCAGCGATCCGGCGGCGGTGCATCCGCGTATGGCCGAGGCGCTCGACCGGTGCCTGGACGAGATCCGGGCGATACAGCAAACGGTACGCTCCGGCCAATCCTGGAGCCGCCCGAAGTGGCCGATGATTATCCTGCGTACCCCGAAAGGCTGGACCGGCCCTGAGAGTGTAGACGGCAAGAAAACCGAGGATTTCTGGCGTTCGCATCAGGTGCCGCTGGCCAATCTGGCCGATAATCCGGCGCACATCGAGATGCTCGAACAATGGCTCCTGAGTTACCGTCCCGAAGAGCTCTTCGATGCGCAGGGGACGCCGAAACCCGAGTTACTGGAGCTTGCGCCGCGCGGCCAGCGCCGGATCAGCGATAATCCGCATGCGAACGGCGGCGTGTTGCTGCGCGATCTGCGGCTGCCCGATTTTCGCGACTATGCGCTGGAAATCCCTGCACCCGGAGCGGTCGAGGCGGAAGCGACGCGGGTGATGGGCAAGTTTTTGCGCGACGTGATGAGGGGCAACCTCGAACAGCGCAACTTCCGGATTTTCGGTCCCGACGAAACGGCCTCGAACCGCTGGGATGCCGTTTTCGAGGCGACGCCCAGGGTTTGGGAGGAAAAAATCCTGCCGGAAGACACCGATTTGGCGCGCGACGGCAGGGTCATGGAGATTCTCAGCGAGCATACCTGCCAGGGCTGGCTGGAAGGCTACCTGCTGACCGGGCGGCACGGCTTTTTTTCCTGTTACGAAGCGTTCATCCACATCGTCGATTCGATGTTCAACCAGCATGCGAAATGGTTGAAAACCTGTAACCACATACCCTGGCGGCGGCCGATCGCTTCATTGAATTATTTGCTGACTTCGCACGTCTGGCGCCAGGACCATAACGGCTTTTCGCATCAGGATCCGGGATTCATCGACCATGTTGTGAACAAGAAAGCCGAGGTCGTGCGCGTTTATTTTCCGCCCGATGCGAATACCCTGCTGTCCGTGACCGATCACGTGCTGCGCAGCCGCAACTACGTGAACGTGGTCGTCGCCGGCAAGCAGCCGGCGCCGCAGTGGCTGACGATGGACCAGGCAATCAAGCACTGCCACGCCGGCATCGGCGTCTGGGAATGGGCGAGCAACGACCTCGGTAAAGAACCCGATGTGGTGATGGCCTGCGCCGGCGACGTGCCGACGCTGGAGACATTGGCGGCGGTCGACATCCTGCGGACCCAGATTCCCGACCTGAAAATCCGGGTCATCAATGTCGTCGACCTGATGAAGCTGCAGCCGCCGGGCGAGCATCCGCATGGGCTGTCCGACCGCGATTTCGAACAACTGTTCACTTCCGACAAGCCGATCGTGTTCGCTTATCACGGCTATCCCTGGCTGATCCACCGGCTGACTTACCGCCGCCCCAACCATGAGAATCTGCATGTGCGCGGCTATAAGGAAGAAGGCACGACTTCGACGCCTTTCGATATGGTCGTCATGAACGATATCGACCGCTTCCATCTGGCGATCGATGTGATCGACAGAGTGCCTCGGTTAAAAGAGCGGGCGGTTTATCTGAAACAATATTTCAAGGGCAAACTGATAGACCACAAGCACTATATCCGGATCCACGGCGAGGACATGCCGGAGATCCGCGAATGGAAATGGCCTGCGGAGACGGCAGGTTTGCAGATGCAAGCTGGCTAA